Proteins encoded by one window of Blautia argi:
- a CDS encoding HD domain-containing protein — translation MIRRKQRGRKRTVKDPGNEEFYGYIKDLVHHPYVLQMKKFPHHCETSCYQHCLNVAYYNYRICKFFNLDAKSAARAGMLHDLFLYDWRGHRKKTGDPVHAMTHPHRALHNAKKYFKLNPLEEEMIVKHMFPVTPIPPTHWETWIITLTDKYCGTCEIGRYYYKVWFPKGAYLFMKRLVRRVFGEDYKYEDYVLPFGKEVAAADRGANFAKLRVRSSDRWKEGTAGKKRGAKY, via the coding sequence ATGATAAGAAGAAAACAAAGGGGGAGAAAACGTACTGTAAAAGATCCGGGAAATGAAGAGTTTTACGGATATATCAAAGATTTGGTGCATCACCCATATGTACTGCAAATGAAAAAATTTCCACATCACTGTGAAACAAGCTGTTATCAGCACTGTCTGAATGTGGCATATTACAATTACCGAATCTGTAAATTCTTTAATCTGGATGCAAAAAGTGCAGCAAGAGCAGGTATGCTTCACGATTTGTTTTTGTATGACTGGCGGGGACACCGCAAGAAAACAGGAGATCCCGTTCACGCCATGACCCACCCTCATCGGGCGCTTCACAATGCAAAAAAGTATTTTAAGCTGAATCCCCTTGAGGAAGAAATGATTGTAAAGCACATGTTTCCTGTAACGCCCATACCGCCGACTCACTGGGAAACCTGGATTATTACTCTGACAGATAAGTACTGCGGCACCTGTGAAATCGGACGGTATTATTACAAGGTCTGGTTCCCAAAGGGAGCGTATCTTTTTATGAAACGTCTGGTTCGCCGTGTCTTTGGGGAAGACTATAAGTATGAGGATTATGTTCTGCCCTTTGGCAAAGAGGTAGCAGCAGCGGACAGAGGAGCAAATTTTGCGAAATTACGAGTTCGTTCTTCAGACCGCTGGAAGGAAGGCACAGCCGGAAAAAAGCGGGGTGCAAAATACTGA
- a CDS encoding transketolase: protein MNKLELQKTANEIRKGIVTAVHSAKAGHPGGSLSAAELFTYLYFEELNIDPENPKKADRDRFVLSKGHTAPGLYSTLAHRGYFPVEDLKTLRHIGSYLQGHPDMKHIPGVDMSSGSLGQGISAAVGMALSAKMSGDSYRVYTLLGDGEIQEGQVWEAAMFAGHRKLDNLVAIVDNNGLQIDGNIADVCSPYPIDKKFEAFNFHVINVEDGNDFDQLKAAFDEARTVKGKPVAIVMKTVKGKDVSFMENEAGWHGKAPNDEEYAIAMADLEKVGEALCQK from the coding sequence ATGAACAAGTTAGAACTTCAGAAGACGGCAAATGAAATCCGTAAGGGTATTGTGACTGCTGTCCATTCTGCGAAAGCCGGACACCCGGGCGGCTCACTTTCTGCAGCCGAGTTATTTACTTATCTGTATTTTGAAGAATTAAATATTGACCCTGAAAACCCAAAGAAAGCTGACCGTGACCGTTTCGTATTGTCCAAAGGACACACAGCGCCGGGCTTATATTCTACTCTGGCACACAGAGGTTATTTCCCGGTAGAAGATTTGAAGACTCTGCGTCATATCGGCTCTTATCTGCAGGGACACCCGGATATGAAACACATTCCAGGTGTGGATATGTCCAGCGGTTCTTTAGGACAGGGAATTTCTGCGGCAGTGGGAATGGCATTATCAGCAAAAATGAGCGGAGATTCCTATCGTGTATACACTCTGTTGGGAGATGGAGAAATTCAGGAAGGACAGGTCTGGGAAGCAGCAATGTTTGCAGGACACAGAAAACTGGACAACCTGGTTGCTATTGTGGATAACAACGGTCTGCAGATTGACGGAAACATTGCAGATGTATGCTCTCCATATCCTATTGACAAGAAATTTGAGGCATTTAATTTCCATGTAATCAATGTGGAAGACGGAAATGATTTTGACCAGTTAAAAGCAGCCTTTGATGAGGCAAGGACAGTAAAAGGCAAACCGGTTGCCATTGTTATGAAAACCGTAAAGGGAAAAGATGTTTCCTTTATGGAAAATGAGGCAGGTTGGCACGGAAAAGCGCCAAACGACGAGGAATATGCAATCGCAATGGCAGATTTGGAAAAGGTAGGTGAAGCATTATGTCAGAAGTAA
- a CDS encoding aminopeptidase, with protein MEERIKKLAKVLVHHSCRVQQGEKVYINYTGYETKDLARQIIKEVYEAGGLPFPHFIDPQVEREMLLNCTKEQLELMAEIDGKEMSEMDCYIGIRGGANVSEKADVPAEKMNLFEQYYSTPVHGDIRVPKTKWVVLRYPNASMAQLSNTSQEAFEDFYFDVCTLDYNKMAKAMEPLVKYMERTDKVRITAPGTDLTFSIKDVPVIPCSGECNIPDGEVFTAPVRDSINGTLIYNTPSSFQGFTYENISLEFKDGKIIKATANDTERINKVFDIDEGARYVGEFAIGVNPYVLHPMKDTLFDEKIQGSIHITPGRCYDEAPNGNESAIHWDLVLIQRPEYGGGEMYFDDVLVRKDGRFVVPELEGLNPENLK; from the coding sequence ATGGAAGAAAGAATTAAGAAGCTGGCAAAAGTACTGGTACATCATTCCTGCCGTGTACAGCAGGGAGAGAAGGTATATATTAACTATACCGGATATGAAACAAAGGATTTAGCGCGTCAGATTATAAAGGAGGTATATGAGGCAGGCGGACTCCCGTTCCCCCATTTTATTGACCCTCAGGTGGAAAGAGAAATGCTTTTAAACTGCACAAAGGAGCAGCTTGAGCTTATGGCAGAAATTGATGGAAAAGAAATGTCAGAAATGGATTGCTATATCGGTATCCGCGGAGGTGCCAATGTTTCAGAAAAGGCAGATGTTCCGGCAGAGAAAATGAACCTGTTTGAGCAGTATTACAGCACACCGGTGCATGGTGATATTCGTGTGCCAAAGACAAAATGGGTGGTGCTTCGCTATCCAAATGCCTCTATGGCACAGCTCTCTAATACCAGCCAGGAGGCTTTTGAGGATTTTTATTTTGATGTTTGTACACTGGATTACAACAAAATGGCAAAAGCCATGGAGCCTCTCGTAAAATATATGGAAAGAACAGATAAGGTACGCATTACAGCTCCGGGTACAGATTTGACCTTTTCTATTAAAGACGTTCCGGTAATTCCCTGCAGCGGCGAATGTAATATTCCGGACGGAGAAGTGTTTACTGCGCCAGTGAGAGATTCCATTAATGGAACTCTGATCTATAATACGCCGTCTTCTTTCCAGGGCTTTACTTATGAGAATATTTCACTGGAATTTAAAGACGGCAAAATTATAAAAGCAACGGCCAATGATACAGAGAGAATCAACAAGGTTTTTGATATTGATGAAGGAGCAAGATATGTGGGAGAATTTGCCATTGGTGTAAATCCCTATGTACTGCACCCTATGAAGGATACTCTTTTTGATGAAAAAATTCAGGGCTCAATCCACATTACACCGGGAAGATGCTATGACGAAGCACCAAACGGAAATGAATCTGCCATTCACTGGGATTTAGTGCTGATTCAGCGTCCGGAGTACGGTGGCGGTGAAATGTATTTTGATGATGTGTTGGTGAGAAAAGACGGCAGATTTGTAGTACCGGAACTGGAAGGATTAAATCCGGAGAATCTGAAATGA
- a CDS encoding LysM peptidoglycan-binding domain-containing protein has protein sequence MIEIVYEKEKQKPEGNEEFFRIPNNIRQIGEISGTQKIYIEDYAYTYLCRSSSENSHRGIAAILLGQANWKDGAAYLFIKSAVALPNMEVTEEHLTFTQEIWNHVYEKNKEYFPDQEVVGWFLSIPGCAMELHEVICQTHLNHFGGNDKVLFVMEPLEKEEAFYRYEEGRMSRQSGFYVYYEKNEPMRNFLIAQNEKAEHKTEEVDDSAVSSFRKKVEKKGKEEEEKQKFPLFRTASICAAAAVLAVGVLYLNDYQKLRSTEEVMAGLEEKQEAKELQKVTPVNGMADSSKKEENPESEAEKENFRADQGTASSADSQTAGKEQSAPSGQGGTDEQTSGEIEKDEAVLGEERAASKQDSSSAESKQETAEDKAGSAADTDTAQSAGQVHQSYTIQPGDTITRISIRNYGNTKKIKEICSLNNLAETDLIYPGQKILLP, from the coding sequence ATGATAGAAATTGTTTATGAAAAGGAAAAACAAAAGCCCGAGGGGAATGAAGAATTTTTCCGGATTCCCAATAATATACGCCAGATAGGAGAAATCAGCGGAACACAGAAAATCTATATAGAAGATTATGCGTATACTTATCTTTGTAGAAGTTCTTCTGAAAATTCACACAGAGGAATTGCTGCCATATTGCTGGGACAGGCAAACTGGAAGGACGGAGCAGCGTATCTTTTTATCAAAAGTGCGGTTGCACTTCCCAATATGGAGGTGACGGAGGAGCATCTGACCTTTACCCAGGAAATCTGGAATCATGTATACGAAAAGAACAAGGAATATTTCCCGGATCAGGAGGTTGTGGGCTGGTTTTTGTCCATTCCAGGTTGTGCCATGGAATTGCACGAGGTTATCTGCCAGACTCATCTCAACCATTTCGGCGGGAATGACAAGGTGTTGTTTGTCATGGAGCCTTTGGAAAAGGAAGAGGCATTTTACCGTTATGAAGAGGGAAGAATGTCCCGTCAATCAGGATTTTATGTGTATTATGAGAAAAATGAGCCTATGCGGAATTTTCTTATTGCACAAAACGAGAAGGCAGAGCATAAAACTGAAGAAGTGGATGATTCTGCAGTATCCAGTTTCCGAAAAAAAGTGGAGAAAAAAGGCAAGGAAGAAGAGGAAAAACAGAAATTCCCTCTTTTTCGCACAGCCAGCATTTGTGCAGCTGCGGCCGTATTGGCTGTAGGTGTGCTTTACTTAAATGATTATCAGAAGCTGAGAAGTACAGAAGAGGTTATGGCAGGTCTGGAAGAGAAACAGGAGGCAAAAGAGCTGCAAAAGGTAACGCCTGTAAATGGAATGGCAGACAGCAGCAAGAAGGAAGAGAATCCAGAGTCTGAAGCAGAGAAGGAGAATTTCCGGGCAGATCAGGGTACAGCCTCCTCTGCGGATAGCCAGACAGCCGGAAAAGAACAGAGCGCACCTTCCGGGCAGGGAGGCACTGATGAACAGACCTCCGGTGAAATAGAAAAAGACGAGGCGGTTTTAGGGGAAGAGAGAGCAGCTTCGAAACAGGACAGTTCTTCTGCAGAATCAAAGCAGGAAACAGCAGAAGATAAAGCAGGCAGTGCTGCGGATACAGATACAGCTCAAAGCGCAGGGCAAGTACACCAGTCCTATACCATTCAGCCGGGAGATACCATTACCAGAATCAGTATTCGCAATTATGGAAATACAAAGAAAATCAAAGAAATCTGCAGCCTGAATAATCTGGCAGAAACAGATTTGATTTATCCGGGACAAAAAATTTTACTCCCATAA
- the asnS gene encoding asparagine--tRNA ligase — protein sequence MQLTTVKEIYKSTEQYLDREVTVGGWVRSVRDSKTFGFIVLHDGSFFETLQVVYHDTMSNFQEISKLNVGAAIVVKGTLVATPQAKQPFEIQATEISVEGDSAADYPLQKKRHSMEYLRTISHLRPRTNTFQAVFRVRSLIAFAIHQFFQERGFVYVHTPLITGSDCEGAGEMFQVTTMDLNDIPKTEDGKVDFSQDFFRKPTNLTVSGQLNGETYAQAFRNIYTFGPTFRAENSNTTRHAAEFWMIEPEMAFADLDDNMALAEDMLKYVIRYVLENAPEEMNFFNSFIDKGLLDRLNHVLNSEFGHVTYTEAIEILEKANDKFDYKVYWGCDLQTEHERYLTEQVYKRPVFVTDYPKEIKAFYMKLNEDGKTVAAMDCLVPGIGEIIGGSQREDSYEKLCARMDELGLNKEDYEFYLDLRKYGSTRHSGYGLGFERCVMYLTGMQNIRDVIPFPRTVNNCEL from the coding sequence ATGCAGTTGACAACAGTAAAAGAGATTTATAAAAGTACAGAACAGTATCTGGACAGAGAAGTTACCGTGGGCGGCTGGGTCAGAAGTGTACGTGATTCCAAAACCTTTGGTTTCATTGTTCTTCACGATGGAAGTTTTTTTGAAACCCTGCAGGTGGTATACCATGATACCATGAGCAATTTTCAGGAGATTTCCAAATTAAATGTAGGGGCAGCGATTGTGGTAAAAGGAACACTGGTTGCAACTCCGCAGGCAAAACAGCCTTTTGAAATCCAGGCAACAGAAATCAGCGTAGAGGGGGATTCTGCTGCTGACTATCCGCTTCAGAAGAAACGCCACAGCATGGAATATCTGAGGACAATTTCTCACCTGCGTCCCAGAACTAATACATTCCAAGCAGTGTTCCGTGTGCGTTCTCTGATTGCTTTTGCCATTCATCAGTTTTTTCAGGAGAGAGGCTTTGTGTATGTACACACCCCTTTGATTACAGGGAGCGACTGTGAGGGAGCAGGAGAAATGTTCCAGGTTACTACCATGGATTTAAACGACATTCCGAAGACAGAGGACGGAAAAGTAGATTTTTCTCAGGATTTCTTCAGAAAACCAACTAACCTGACGGTAAGCGGTCAGTTAAACGGTGAAACCTATGCACAGGCATTCCGCAATATTTATACCTTTGGTCCGACATTCCGGGCAGAAAATTCCAACACGACACGCCATGCAGCAGAGTTCTGGATGATTGAGCCGGAAATGGCATTTGCAGATTTAGATGACAACATGGCTCTGGCAGAGGATATGCTGAAATACGTTATCCGCTATGTGCTGGAAAACGCACCGGAAGAGATGAACTTCTTCAATTCTTTTATTGATAAGGGACTTCTGGACAGACTGAACCATGTATTAAACTCTGAGTTTGGACATGTAACTTACACAGAAGCTATTGAAATTCTGGAAAAAGCAAATGATAAGTTTGATTATAAGGTATACTGGGGCTGTGATTTACAGACAGAGCATGAGAGATATCTGACCGAGCAGGTATATAAACGCCCTGTTTTTGTTACAGATTATCCAAAGGAAATCAAGGCTTTCTACATGAAGCTTAATGAAGACGGAAAGACCGTTGCTGCTATGGACTGTCTGGTTCCGGGAATCGGAGAAATCATCGGCGGAAGCCAGAGAGAGGATTCCTATGAGAAGCTTTGTGCAAGAATGGACGAGCTGGGATTGAACAAGGAAGACTATGAATTTTATCTGGACTTACGTAAATATGGTTCCACCCGTCATTCAGGCTATGGATTGGGATTCGAAAGATGTGTGATGTACCTTACCGGTATGCAGAATATTCGTGACGTAATCCCATTCCCAAGAACTGTAAATAACTGTGAATTATAA
- a CDS encoding CvpA family protein, translating to MNWLCVVILAIPVLYIFKGIQRGMVRTAFSVFSVVLALVLGFILNPYITEFLKEKTPIYETVQKQCEESISGALKEQLDQKIKKEEQNAYIQNLPLPESLTDFLVEHNTTEGYNQLLADTFGEYLSRSIAQIAIAAVSLIFTSILISIALNFLGGILDGIFSLPVLSLLNRAGGAVLGIVQGVFVVWILFFDYYIILGRFLGAKCSHDVSGKFSDKMAIR from the coding sequence ATGAACTGGCTGTGTGTTGTCATACTGGCGATTCCTGTACTCTATATTTTTAAAGGGATTCAGAGAGGAATGGTACGCACTGCGTTTTCAGTGTTTTCGGTTGTTCTGGCGCTGGTGTTGGGATTTATTCTGAATCCGTATATTACAGAGTTTTTAAAGGAAAAAACGCCAATTTATGAAACTGTGCAGAAGCAGTGTGAGGAAAGCATTTCCGGTGCTTTGAAGGAACAGCTTGACCAGAAAATAAAAAAAGAAGAGCAGAATGCATACATTCAGAATTTGCCTCTGCCGGAAAGTCTGACAGATTTTTTGGTGGAACACAATACTACAGAAGGATATAATCAGCTTCTGGCAGATACTTTTGGAGAATATCTGTCCCGTAGTATTGCACAAATAGCAATCGCTGCAGTCAGTCTGATTTTTACATCAATCCTTATTAGCATTGCATTAAATTTTCTGGGTGGAATTCTGGACGGCATTTTTTCTCTTCCTGTGCTGAGTTTGCTCAATCGGGCAGGAGGCGCGGTCCTTGGTATTGTACAGGGGGTTTTTGTGGTGTGGATTCTCTTTTTTGATTATTACATTATTTTGGGACGTTTCCTGGGCGCAAAATGCAGCCATGATGTTTCAGGAAAATTCAGTGACAAAATGGCTATACGATAA
- a CDS encoding LacI family DNA-binding transcriptional regulator, translating into MRKKVTSTDIAKAAGVSQATVSMVLNKKYNVSFSKETIQKVEQAAQELGYTLPGRKSRKNSKNSRLIVVFCPTLTNPYYVMLLQGIETVAKEKGYGVFVCNTQRELKIEEQYLRMMYSVSPAGIIYTCNPSNAFMEEVEELASKIPLVVISNRDKVKVDAINQDNTKVGRLMARHLLDLGHRRVAFIAPPLTKRQEQRSRRAGGFVREFERAGLKDSVTIKAADDHWDEVLPRIDSEYRIGYNLTKELLAEGSPVTAIAGLNDMIAFGIIDALQEEKYKVPGDISVIGCDNIIFSGMSHMALTTIEHFVPLKGRDACDIIMRKIESAGNAYSETEPISTYHIEYEPKLIVRKTTAYAKNFN; encoded by the coding sequence ATGAGAAAAAAGGTAACCTCTACGGATATTGCAAAGGCTGCCGGGGTATCTCAGGCAACCGTATCCATGGTACTGAACAAAAAATACAACGTATCCTTTTCAAAGGAAACCATACAGAAAGTAGAGCAGGCGGCACAGGAGCTGGGTTATACCCTTCCGGGCAGGAAAAGCCGGAAAAACAGCAAAAACAGCCGCCTGATTGTGGTGTTCTGTCCTACCCTGACAAACCCTTACTATGTAATGCTTTTACAGGGAATTGAAACCGTGGCAAAGGAAAAAGGCTACGGTGTTTTTGTGTGCAATACACAAAGGGAATTAAAAATCGAAGAGCAGTATCTTCGCATGATGTACAGCGTATCTCCGGCAGGTATTATTTATACCTGCAATCCCAGCAATGCTTTTATGGAGGAGGTGGAGGAACTGGCATCTAAAATTCCCCTTGTAGTTATCAGCAACCGGGACAAGGTAAAGGTTGATGCCATTAATCAGGATAACACAAAGGTAGGGCGTCTTATGGCAAGACATTTGCTGGATTTGGGACACCGCCGGGTGGCATTTATTGCCCCGCCTCTTACCAAGCGGCAGGAGCAGCGTTCCCGTCGTGCAGGTGGCTTTGTCCGGGAATTTGAACGAGCAGGTCTGAAGGATTCCGTTACCATAAAGGCAGCGGACGATCACTGGGACGAGGTGCTTCCCCGCATTGATTCCGAGTATCGCATCGGCTATAATCTCACAAAAGAGCTTCTGGCAGAGGGAAGTCCCGTAACTGCTATTGCAGGCTTAAACGATATGATTGCCTTTGGGATTATTGATGCCCTGCAGGAAGAAAAATATAAGGTGCCGGGAGATATTTCCGTAATTGGCTGTGACAATATTATTTTTTCCGGTATGTCCCATATGGCGCTTACTACCATTGAACATTTCGTTCCCCTTAAAGGAAGAGATGCCTGCGATATTATTATGCGAAAAATCGAATCCGCGGGCAATGCTTACTCCGAAACAGAGCCAATCAGCACCTATCATATTGAATATGAGCCAAAGCTTATTGTCCGCAAAACCACAGCCTATGCAAAGAATTTTAATTAA
- a CDS encoding DUF5711 family protein produces MSILWKLYDPSGREQFSKGFDQEYESVSLSREMIIMHHDDQVQMYNLNGIKKFDGVMEEGAVKNIFQMSSKGYMMISENGINTIKLK; encoded by the coding sequence ATGAGTATCTTATGGAAACTCTATGACCCTTCCGGAAGAGAGCAATTTTCCAAAGGATTTGACCAGGAATATGAGAGCGTCAGTCTTAGCCGGGAAATGATTATTATGCATCATGACGATCAGGTGCAGATGTACAATCTGAATGGTATTAAGAAATTTGACGGAGTTATGGAGGAAGGGGCAGTAAAAAATATTTTTCAGATGTCTTCCAAAGGCTATATGATGATTTCGGAAAACGGTATTAATACCATTAAGCTGAAATAG
- the recR gene encoding recombination mediator RecR, translated as MEYYSSHINKLIEEFSRLPGIGAKSAQRLAFHVLNMPKDQVDQLANAIVNAKANVQYCKCCYTLTDQEICPICKNPKRNHQVIMVVENTRDLAAYEKTGKFDGVYHVLHGAISPMLGIGPDDIRLKELMQRITKEEIEEVIIATNSSLEGETTAMYISKLIKPTGIRVSRIASGVPVGGDLEYIDEVTLLRALEGRVEL; from the coding sequence TTGGAATATTACAGCAGTCATATTAATAAATTGATAGAAGAATTTTCAAGATTGCCGGGCATTGGTGCGAAATCCGCACAGCGCCTGGCGTTCCACGTTTTAAACATGCCGAAGGATCAGGTGGATCAGTTGGCAAATGCCATTGTAAATGCCAAGGCAAATGTGCAGTATTGTAAGTGCTGCTATACCCTGACAGATCAGGAAATCTGTCCTATCTGTAAAAATCCCAAAAGAAATCATCAGGTCATTATGGTGGTGGAGAACACCCGGGATTTGGCAGCTTATGAAAAAACAGGAAAGTTTGACGGGGTTTACCATGTGCTGCACGGCGCCATTTCCCCCATGCTGGGTATTGGCCCTGATGATATCAGGCTCAAAGAACTGATGCAGAGAATTACCAAAGAGGAGATTGAGGAAGTGATTATTGCCACTAATTCCAGTCTGGAGGGAGAAACTACAGCCATGTATATCAGTAAGCTAATTAAACCTACAGGAATCAGGGTAAGCAGAATTGCCAGCGGTGTGCCGGTAGGCGGAGATTTGGAATATATTGACGAAGTCACACTGTTAAGAGCGCTGGAAGGCAGAGTGGAACTATGA
- the fsa gene encoding fructose-6-phosphate aldolase has product MKFFIDTAKVEDIKKANDMGIICGVTTNPSLIAKEGRDFNEVIKEITSIVDGPISGEVKATTTDAEGMIKEGREIAAIHPNMVVKIPMTAEGLKAVKVLSAEGIKTNVTLIFTANQALLAARAGATYVSPFLGRLDDISTDGVELIETIADMFAVADISTEIIAASVRHPIHVTQCALAGADIATVPYGVLEKMIQHPLTDAGIEKFKKDYIAVFGE; this is encoded by the coding sequence ATGAAATTCTTTATTGACACTGCAAAGGTAGAAGACATTAAAAAAGCTAATGATATGGGGATTATCTGTGGAGTTACCACAAACCCTTCTCTGATTGCAAAGGAAGGCAGAGATTTCAACGAGGTAATTAAAGAAATCACTTCAATTGTAGACGGACCCATCAGTGGTGAGGTAAAGGCAACCACAACAGATGCAGAAGGTATGATTAAAGAAGGACGTGAAATTGCAGCAATCCATCCGAATATGGTAGTGAAGATTCCTATGACTGCAGAAGGCTTAAAAGCAGTCAAGGTTTTGTCCGCAGAGGGTATTAAAACCAACGTAACTCTGATTTTTACTGCAAATCAGGCGCTTCTGGCAGCAAGAGCAGGCGCAACGTATGTATCTCCGTTCCTTGGCAGACTGGACGATATTTCCACAGATGGCGTAGAACTGATTGAAACCATTGCAGACATGTTTGCAGTAGCCGATATCTCTACAGAGATTATCGCAGCCAGTGTTCGCCACCCAATCCATGTGACACAGTGCGCTTTAGCAGGTGCTGATATTGCAACCGTACCATATGGAGTTTTAGAGAAAATGATACAGCACCCATTGACAGATGCCGGAATTGAGAAATTTAAGAAGGACTATATCGCTGTATTCGGGGAATAA
- a CDS encoding transketolase family protein produces the protein MSEVKKIATRESYGNALVELGKKYDNLVVLDADLAGATKTGTFQKAFPERHIDCGIAEANMMGIAAGLSTTGKVPFASTFAMFAAGRAYEQVRNSIGYPHLNVKIGATHAGISVGEDGATHQCNEDIALMRTIPGMVILNPSDDVEAKAAVEAAYLHDGPVYLRFGRLAVPVINDRPDYKFEIGKGIVLREGKDVTVFATGLCVNEALLAAEKLAEDGVDAKVINIHTIKPLDEELVVKAARETGKVVTVEEHSVIGGLGGAVAEVLSEKAPTKMLRIGVNDVFGESGPAVKLLEKYGLDAEGIYKKIKDFV, from the coding sequence ATGTCAGAAGTAAAGAAAATCGCAACCAGAGAAAGTTATGGAAACGCATTAGTAGAATTAGGCAAAAAATATGACAATCTGGTAGTATTAGATGCAGACCTGGCAGGTGCTACCAAAACCGGAACCTTTCAAAAGGCTTTTCCGGAACGTCACATTGACTGCGGTATTGCAGAAGCAAATATGATGGGCATTGCAGCAGGACTTTCCACAACCGGAAAGGTTCCTTTTGCAAGTACCTTCGCCATGTTTGCAGCAGGACGTGCCTATGAACAGGTGCGTAACTCTATTGGATACCCACATTTAAATGTAAAAATCGGCGCAACACATGCAGGTATTTCAGTAGGAGAGGACGGCGCAACACACCAGTGTAATGAAGACATTGCACTTATGAGAACGATTCCTGGTATGGTGATTCTGAATCCTTCTGATGATGTGGAAGCCAAAGCAGCCGTAGAGGCAGCGTATCTCCATGACGGCCCTGTATATCTGCGCTTCGGCAGACTGGCTGTTCCGGTTATTAACGACAGACCGGATTACAAGTTTGAAATCGGAAAAGGAATCGTTTTAAGAGAAGGTAAGGACGTAACTGTTTTTGCTACAGGTCTTTGCGTAAACGAGGCTCTTCTGGCCGCAGAAAAGCTGGCAGAAGACGGCGTTGATGCAAAGGTTATCAATATTCATACCATCAAACCTCTGGATGAAGAACTGGTTGTAAAAGCAGCCAGAGAAACAGGTAAGGTAGTGACCGTAGAAGAGCATTCTGTAATCGGTGGACTTGGCGGTGCAGTTGCAGAAGTTCTTTCTGAAAAAGCACCAACAAAAATGTTGCGTATTGGTGTCAACGATGTGTTTGGAGAATCCGGTCCTGCAGTGAAGCTGTTAGAAAAATACGGTTTAGATGCAGAAGGCATTTATAAGAAAATTAAAGATTTTGTATAA
- a CDS encoding DUF5711 family protein, which translates to MNLKQYMRQRKKKEPSENNKVVELYKSRLKRLTQVRIKKSLLISGGVVLLVAAVIFGIKYHVYHKYEVISSAENEDTQSASYVQLGDCLLKYGDDGAALMSQSEKVLWNQTFEMSNPGAAVRGEKAVIFDKKGTNMYILGKEGPVGPLETKFPILQAEITEVGSVAAVLEDGEKTWINYYASDGSTIAENQTRADNPGYPLDMAISPNGEIIAVSFLFVNKGDISSRVIFYNFGDEGQNKEDNIVAQFTYQNTVVPQLLYLTNQSAVAIRDDGYSIFKGSGTPKEQMNEKTEAEIVSTFYNDKYFGLVLKGEEKKHEYLMETL; encoded by the coding sequence ATGAATCTAAAACAATACATGAGGCAGAGAAAGAAAAAGGAACCATCGGAAAATAATAAAGTAGTGGAACTTTATAAGAGCAGATTAAAGCGTCTGACTCAGGTCAGAATAAAAAAATCCCTGCTGATTTCAGGCGGTGTTGTACTGTTGGTAGCAGCAGTGATTTTTGGAATCAAATATCATGTTTATCACAAATATGAAGTGATATCTTCTGCGGAGAATGAGGATACACAGTCTGCAAGTTATGTACAGTTGGGAGATTGTCTTTTGAAATACGGAGATGACGGCGCAGCGCTGATGTCCCAGTCAGAGAAGGTTTTGTGGAACCAGACCTTTGAAATGAGTAATCCGGGTGCAGCAGTCAGAGGCGAAAAAGCAGTTATTTTTGATAAAAAGGGAACAAATATGTATATTTTAGGGAAAGAAGGTCCTGTAGGACCTTTGGAAACAAAATTTCCCATTCTTCAGGCGGAAATTACAGAAGTTGGTTCTGTAGCCGCAGTGCTGGAGGACGGCGAAAAGACCTGGATTAATTATTATGCTTCAGACGGAAGCACCATTGCTGAAAATCAGACAAGAGCAGATAATCCGGGCTATCCGCTGGACATGGCAATTTCTCCAAATGGAGAAATTATAGCAGTAAGTTTTTTGTTTGTGAATAAAGGTGATATATCCAGCAGGGTGATTTTTTATAATTTTGGAGATGAAGGGCAGAATAAGGAAGACAACATTGTGGCACAATTTACATATCAGAACACAGTGGTTCCCCAGCTTCTGTACCTTACTAATCAGTCTGCAGTGGCTATCCGTGATGACGGCTATTCCATTTTTAAAGGTTCAGGTACTCCAAAGGAGCAGATGAATGAAAAGACAGAGGCGGAGATTGTCAGTACCTTTTACAATGATAAATACTTTGGTCTGGTGCTGAAGGGAGAGGAGAAAAAACATGAGTATCTTATGGAAACTCTATGA